Proteins from a genomic interval of Piscinibacter sp. HJYY11:
- a CDS encoding RNA polymerase sigma factor yields the protein MICNWRSAFARVRSALMRRGRSEQDAEDLVQEAWVRLACYEQEVIEPEAFLMRAALNLSLDAHRVARNRGEQLVVDEVVLIDGSPGTEDIVLARERMVRLSECLGQLPPRTREIFLAHRVDGLRYQDIARHHGVSVSAVEKHIAKATLLLTSGMEGW from the coding sequence ATGATCTGCAACTGGCGTTCAGCCTTCGCGCGCGTGCGATCTGCCTTGATGCGGCGTGGTCGCAGCGAACAAGATGCCGAGGACCTGGTCCAGGAGGCCTGGGTCCGGCTGGCCTGCTATGAGCAGGAGGTGATCGAACCGGAGGCGTTCCTCATGCGTGCTGCGCTGAACCTGTCCCTGGACGCCCACCGCGTGGCGAGAAACCGCGGCGAGCAGCTGGTGGTGGACGAGGTGGTGCTGATCGACGGCTCGCCCGGGACCGAAGACATCGTGCTGGCCCGCGAGCGGATGGTCCGCCTGAGCGAGTGCCTGGGTCAGCTCCCGCCTCGAACGCGGGAGATCTTCCTGGCGCACCGCGTCGACGGTCTGCGCTACCAGGACATCGCCCGGCATCACGGGGTGAGCGTGAGTGCGGTGGAGAAGCACATCGCGAAGGCGACGCTGCTGCTGACGAGCGGGATGGAGGGCTGGTAG
- a CDS encoding FecR domain-containing protein has translation MSRPQTVLEEGDRGDAPLVVPRQVLAEAAVWVARLHGPDRSARMERDCLAWQARSAAHRRALEKCTDTWQDVPRLTLGDAYARAVSPSGAARVSGRAWRRARWVLGAGLAVVCAAVGIGIQQWRELGRHVTDVGEQQLIVLDDGSRVSLNTASRVRVSLGSQQRLVTVEAGEALFEVARDRRRPFVVRAAGAEVVAVGTTFAVRLQGGRADVANSLSVTLVEGQVIVWHAEGTASGQDALPSPLALQAGQRLQLIHRAGIGGWTQTLDRPHIESLLAWKRSLASFVDVSLADAVAEMNRYSRTPIVLVDRERLASLRVSGEFKTADLMGFARAMANLHDLHLQEAGGRLELYAYPSTSGWRRVGACGAQVLEPPAEPRLVSCGALISPGGLVTKG, from the coding sequence GTGAGCCGTCCGCAGACTGTCTTGGAAGAAGGCGACCGTGGCGACGCACCGCTCGTCGTTCCGCGGCAGGTCCTGGCGGAAGCGGCGGTCTGGGTGGCGCGCCTGCATGGGCCGGATCGCTCTGCGCGCATGGAGCGCGACTGCCTGGCCTGGCAGGCACGTTCCGCAGCGCATCGCAGGGCCTTGGAGAAGTGCACTGACACGTGGCAGGACGTTCCACGGTTGACGCTGGGCGATGCCTACGCCCGTGCGGTTTCCCCATCAGGCGCGGCTCGCGTGTCCGGGCGGGCTTGGCGTCGTGCGCGGTGGGTGCTCGGCGCCGGCCTGGCGGTCGTGTGTGCGGCGGTGGGCATCGGCATCCAGCAGTGGCGCGAGCTGGGACGGCATGTGACCGACGTGGGCGAGCAGCAGCTGATCGTGCTCGACGACGGCAGCCGGGTGTCCCTCAACACCGCCTCGCGCGTCCGCGTGTCCCTGGGCAGCCAGCAGCGCCTTGTCACGGTCGAAGCGGGCGAAGCCCTCTTCGAAGTAGCAAGGGATCGACGGCGGCCCTTCGTCGTGCGAGCCGCCGGGGCCGAGGTCGTTGCGGTCGGGACGACCTTCGCGGTGCGCCTGCAGGGCGGCCGTGCCGACGTGGCCAATTCGTTGTCGGTGACGCTGGTGGAGGGCCAGGTGATCGTTTGGCATGCCGAGGGCACCGCATCCGGCCAGGACGCGCTTCCCTCGCCGCTGGCCCTGCAGGCCGGCCAGCGCCTGCAGCTCATCCACCGCGCCGGCATCGGTGGATGGACACAGACGCTCGACCGCCCCCACATCGAGAGCCTGCTGGCGTGGAAGCGCAGCCTCGCCAGCTTCGTCGACGTGTCGCTCGCGGATGCGGTGGCCGAGATGAACCGCTACAGCCGAACGCCCATCGTGCTGGTGGATCGCGAGAGGCTGGCTTCGTTGCGGGTCAGCGGGGAGTTCAAGACCGCGGACTTGATGGGCTTCGCACGGGCGATGGCCAACTTGCACGATCTGCACCTGCAGGAAGCGGGAGGACGACTGGAGTTGTACGCATACCCCTCAACCAGCGGGTGGCGTCGTGTCGGCGCCTGCGGAGCGCAAGTTCTCGAGCCCCCGGCGGAGCCGCGACTCGTCAGTTGTGGTGCGCTGATATCTCCTGGCGGTCTCGTGACAAAGGGCTGA
- a CDS encoding AlpA family transcriptional regulator codes for MKHHGLGSRREGDGVAIARSDGPPRPVPHSNILRLPAVKTRTGLGKSTIYLLIKKKRFPQQVVLSTRAVGWYEHDIDDWARSRRNAAK; via the coding sequence GTGAAACACCACGGTCTCGGTTCGCGCCGCGAAGGCGATGGCGTTGCAATTGCCCGGTCCGACGGCCCACCGCGGCCCGTCCCCCACAGCAACATCCTGCGACTGCCGGCGGTCAAGACGAGGACGGGCCTGGGCAAGTCCACCATCTATCTGCTCATCAAGAAAAAGCGCTTCCCGCAGCAGGTCGTGCTGTCCACACGTGCCGTCGGCTGGTACGAGCACGACATCGACGACTGGGCGCGTTCTCGCCGCAACGCCGCCAAGTGA